One window of Thermoplasma sp. Kam2015 genomic DNA carries:
- the kdpC gene encoding potassium-transporting ATPase subunit KdpC — MKSYVKALVFAVLFLFILGFVYPTVTSLITEHTLPFQSEGQPVKIDGHIYGSYLLAEAFNSSFFFQPRPSAIDYNLSESGAYDYSLGNPQMLNLTEKYLHQFMKENPGVNISEIPYAMISYSGSGLDPDIPLQGAIIQIPRISIALHNITNLSVKYLYSYLHSMVNRSKVQNFPFFGSYYVNVVRLNVNIIEFLLHGGYIKQSQI, encoded by the coding sequence GTGAAGTCATACGTAAAGGCGCTGGTATTTGCAGTTCTCTTCCTCTTCATACTAGGGTTTGTGTATCCTACGGTTACTTCGCTCATTACTGAACATACACTCCCGTTCCAGTCTGAAGGGCAGCCAGTGAAGATAGACGGTCACATATACGGAAGCTATCTCCTAGCCGAGGCCTTCAATTCCTCCTTCTTTTTCCAGCCAAGGCCGTCTGCAATAGACTACAATCTGAGTGAATCAGGCGCTTATGACTATTCGCTGGGAAATCCGCAGATGCTCAACCTGACGGAAAAGTATCTCCATCAGTTCATGAAGGAGAACCCAGGAGTTAACATAAGCGAGATACCATACGCCATGATATCGTACTCAGGATCCGGGCTTGATCCGGATATACCTCTGCAGGGCGCGATCATACAGATACCAAGAATAAGTATAGCGCTGCACAATATAACCAATCTTTCGGTCAAGTATCTTTATTCGTATCTGCATTCTATGGTTAACAGGAGCAAGGTTCAGAACTTTCCGTTTTTCGGATCCTACTATGTGAACGTGGTTAGGCTGAACGTCAACATCATAGAATTCCTCCTGCACGGTGGTTATATAAAGCAATCACAGATCTGA
- the kdpB gene encoding potassium-transporting ATPase subunit KdpB: MKNMRPDIIIHNPVMFLTEVSLFVSVFVYVFPGFFGVPSSATYMQFYLAVVILLFLTVFFSSMSTAISEGKSKAITDSLKKFKTEVTAHVVKDGNIVDVKSTDLRKGDIIVVYRDEIIPIDGEIVEGSGYVDESNVTGESRSVMKVLGDTVTGSTRLVTDKIKIRATADPGSTFIDKMIDLVNRATRERTPNEIALTVFLSGLTLIFLIITASIFSISHYYGRTANIMMLIVLLIALIPTTIGALLPAIGIAAINKVSQYNIIAKSGRAIENAGDIDTIILDKTGTITIGERKAVKMYPNKGVDEMEFYRLCAMASYYDQTKEGISIMALAKMNGINLTEEDLKGYSFIPFSSETKYSGLESDNDYIIKGSLRALKEKFHVADEFIEALCKEISMRGSTAIPVVHNGRFAGVIELQDLIKPGIKERISEIRNMDIKTVMCTGDDEVTAQYISTQVGLDEYIANSKPIDKYNLVIREKERQRMVAMVGDGTNDAPALAKADVGLAMNNGTQAAKEAANMIDLDSNPTKLMDVIFLGKQILITRGALTTFSIANDVSKYFVIIPAIFYMFPSLSLVNILDLTNPILAVTSALIFNTIIIVFLIPLALGGVRYKPTSITDLLKRNILIYGLGGIVVPFIAIKLIYMALVALGVMW; the protein is encoded by the coding sequence ATGAAAAATATGAGACCGGATATCATAATACACAATCCGGTTATGTTTCTCACGGAGGTATCCCTCTTCGTTTCAGTATTCGTGTACGTATTTCCAGGATTCTTTGGAGTACCTTCTTCAGCAACCTACATGCAGTTTTATCTTGCAGTCGTTATACTACTGTTTCTCACGGTCTTCTTCTCCAGCATGAGCACCGCCATATCGGAGGGCAAGAGCAAGGCCATAACGGATTCGCTGAAGAAGTTCAAAACAGAAGTCACGGCGCATGTGGTCAAGGACGGCAATATAGTGGATGTGAAGTCTACGGATCTAAGAAAGGGAGATATAATAGTCGTTTACAGGGATGAGATAATACCCATTGATGGAGAAATAGTTGAGGGTTCAGGCTACGTTGACGAATCAAATGTGACCGGAGAATCAAGATCCGTAATGAAGGTTCTGGGCGATACCGTCACAGGATCCACGAGGCTTGTCACGGATAAGATTAAGATAAGGGCTACCGCAGATCCGGGAAGCACCTTCATAGATAAGATGATAGATCTTGTCAACAGGGCAACACGGGAGCGTACGCCAAATGAGATAGCGCTCACCGTTTTTCTTTCAGGCCTGACGCTGATATTCCTTATAATAACCGCGTCAATATTCTCGATCTCTCATTACTATGGCAGGACAGCAAACATCATGATGCTGATCGTTCTTCTTATAGCGTTGATTCCCACCACCATAGGCGCACTCCTGCCTGCCATAGGAATAGCCGCGATAAATAAGGTATCGCAGTACAATATAATAGCCAAGAGCGGAAGAGCCATTGAAAATGCTGGAGATATAGATACCATAATACTGGACAAGACGGGAACAATAACCATAGGCGAACGCAAGGCCGTAAAGATGTATCCCAATAAGGGTGTGGATGAGATGGAGTTCTACAGGCTCTGTGCCATGGCCTCATATTACGATCAGACCAAGGAGGGTATATCAATAATGGCTCTGGCCAAAATGAACGGTATCAATCTGACGGAGGAAGACCTGAAAGGCTATTCCTTCATCCCGTTCTCGTCCGAGACCAAATACAGCGGGTTGGAATCGGACAATGACTATATAATAAAGGGTTCGCTCCGTGCCCTGAAGGAAAAGTTCCACGTTGCTGATGAATTCATAGAGGCCCTGTGCAAGGAGATCTCCATGAGGGGAAGCACAGCAATTCCTGTTGTTCACAATGGCCGTTTCGCTGGTGTTATAGAGCTTCAGGATCTTATCAAGCCCGGCATAAAGGAGAGGATATCGGAGATAAGGAATATGGACATAAAGACCGTGATGTGCACCGGTGATGATGAGGTTACGGCTCAGTATATCTCCACCCAGGTCGGCCTTGACGAATACATAGCTAATTCCAAGCCCATAGACAAGTACAATCTTGTCATAAGGGAGAAGGAAAGGCAGAGGATGGTGGCCATGGTTGGAGATGGAACTAATGATGCTCCGGCATTAGCCAAGGCTGATGTTGGGCTTGCCATGAATAACGGAACACAGGCCGCCAAGGAGGCAGCAAACATGATCGATCTGGACAGCAACCCAACGAAGCTCATGGACGTGATATTCCTTGGCAAACAGATACTGATAACCAGGGGCGCGCTTACCACATTCAGCATAGCAAACGACGTCTCAAAATACTTCGTGATAATCCCGGCCATATTCTATATGTTCCCAAGCCTGTCGCTAGTTAACATACTCGATCTTACAAATCCGATACTGGCCGTGACATCTGCGCTGATTTTCAACACGATAATAATAGTATTTCTGATACCTCTTGCCTTGGGCGGTGTCAGATATAAGCCCACATCCATAACAGATCTTCTGAAGAGGAATATACTCATATACGGTCTTGGCGGGATTGTTGTGCCGTTCATAGCGATAAAATTGATCTATATGGCTTTGGTTGCGCTGGGGGTGATGTGGTGA
- the kdpA gene encoding potassium-transporting ATPase subunit KdpA: protein MNLIEYEAYFWAKFFVAERAVSGVIIILIYLLIASLLAYILSFHIARIYSDQKNVFSKITGRAIAFFERIIGESPEHSMDFKEYFLNLLLFNFFAGLISFLVIMFQHYLPFSYDSLGMSPSLDFNTVVSFLTNTNLQHYSNPMRLSYFSQTFVITGLMFLSAGTGFAASMAFVRGIRTDTGKIGNFYHDFLVSIFDLILPLTIIVTVILILAGVPETMQRYITVNAFITNKVYNIPLGPVATLEAIKNIGTNGGGFYGANAAFPFENPDWFTNLVEFVSFVIIPLASLLSLGIVFGDRKFGQMLYWVIMFFFIFQGLFSFFGEFVGVPFLHMGYYTGNMVGKETAIGISQSTIFAVGATITSTGASNAALVSYTPAGIIGVLIGLLLNDPLGGVGTGVLNIFMYIIFTVFIASLMVGKLPELMSLRIGSKEIKYSTLSLITHPLLVVIPLGITLMIPHLMSTFVNPYSSRITELLYEFATSASNNGSEMGGFDTNQPFFNYIDGVLMLLGRYLLIAFQLAIAQSFSVKKAKAQYYRSINTSNWIFGILLIAAMVLIGLLSYFPIIVLGPLLSWAHDFNLMLGAMI, encoded by the coding sequence ATGAATTTGATTGAATATGAAGCTTACTTCTGGGCAAAATTCTTTGTCGCCGAAAGAGCTGTGTCAGGTGTCATTATAATACTGATATATCTTCTCATAGCCTCGCTGCTTGCCTACATCCTCTCATTCCACATAGCAAGAATATACTCTGATCAGAAAAACGTGTTCTCCAAGATAACTGGAAGAGCGATCGCATTCTTTGAAAGAATCATAGGCGAATCGCCTGAACATTCTATGGATTTCAAGGAATATTTCCTCAACCTTCTTCTTTTCAATTTCTTTGCAGGTCTCATATCTTTTCTTGTTATAATGTTTCAGCATTATCTGCCATTCTCTTATGACTCCCTCGGTATGTCCCCTTCACTGGATTTCAACACGGTCGTGAGTTTTCTCACGAATACAAATTTGCAGCATTATTCAAATCCTATGCGATTATCATACTTTAGTCAGACTTTCGTCATTACGGGTCTGATGTTTCTTTCCGCGGGAACGGGATTCGCAGCCTCAATGGCATTCGTCAGGGGCATTAGAACGGATACAGGTAAGATAGGTAACTTCTATCATGACTTCCTTGTATCGATTTTTGATCTGATCCTCCCGCTGACCATCATAGTCACCGTTATACTGATCCTGGCGGGCGTACCGGAAACCATGCAGAGATACATAACCGTGAATGCGTTTATCACAAACAAGGTATACAACATACCGCTGGGCCCAGTCGCCACGCTTGAGGCGATAAAGAATATAGGCACCAATGGCGGTGGTTTTTATGGCGCGAACGCCGCATTCCCATTCGAGAATCCAGACTGGTTCACGAATCTTGTGGAATTCGTATCATTCGTCATCATACCTCTGGCATCGCTCCTATCGCTGGGTATAGTGTTTGGTGATCGGAAATTCGGTCAGATGCTATATTGGGTCATAATGTTCTTCTTCATATTTCAAGGACTGTTTTCATTCTTTGGAGAATTTGTCGGAGTGCCATTTCTCCATATGGGATACTACACGGGCAATATGGTTGGTAAGGAGACGGCTATAGGCATATCGCAGAGCACGATATTCGCCGTAGGTGCAACGATCACATCTACAGGTGCGTCAAATGCAGCGCTGGTTTCGTACACTCCGGCAGGTATAATCGGCGTACTCATAGGTCTCCTGTTGAACGATCCCCTTGGAGGCGTGGGTACAGGTGTTCTCAACATATTCATGTATATAATTTTCACAGTTTTCATAGCCTCGCTTATGGTCGGTAAGCTTCCAGAGCTTATGAGTCTCAGAATAGGATCAAAGGAGATCAAGTATTCGACGCTGTCGCTCATAACACATCCGCTGCTTGTGGTCATACCGCTAGGAATAACCCTGATGATCCCCCACCTGATGTCAACATTCGTGAATCCATACTCATCAAGGATAACGGAGCTGCTCTACGAGTTCGCCACTTCTGCTTCTAACAATGGCTCAGAGATGGGGGGCTTCGACACAAATCAGCCGTTTTTCAACTACATTGATGGCGTGCTAATGCTGCTTGGGCGATATCTGCTGATCGCTTTCCAGCTCGCAATAGCCCAGTCCTTCTCTGTGAAAAAGGCCAAGGCTCAGTACTACAGATCCATAAACACCAGCAACTGGATATTTGGTATTCTGCTCATAGCCGCCATGGTTCTCATAGGGCTTCTGTCCTATTTCCCAATTATTGTGCTTGGGCCACTACTTTCATGGGCCCATGACTTCAATCTGATGCTGGGGGCGATGATTTGA
- a CDS encoding tRNA uridine(34) 5-carboxymethylaminomethyl modification radical SAM/GNAT enzyme Elp3: MDFFEEMRSVLLSGQISDKDELEDIKLKLSKKYGLDYVPSDVEILNSSSFDDNVKRILRRKPTRTISGVAVVAAMTSPERCPHGKCIFCPGGIDNNSPQSYTGYEPAALRGRNNAYDPYMETFSRIKQLETIGHDTSKIDLIIMGGTFTARDTEYQRGFVKGCLDAMNGVIGNNLDESIRINETSRHRCIGLTVETKPDWFFEREIDLALSYGTTKVELGVQNINDNVLAMNNRGHTVNDIARSTQLARDAGLKIVYHIMPGMYGSNPDLDLKSFELMIGDPRFRPDMLKIYPTLVTKGTGLYNLWKNGKYRPYTTNETVELIVEFMRRMPEWIRVQRIQRDIPVQFIVAGVKRSDIRNLIEKRMKDEGIETGEIRFREIGHHNAKNEAINLKVERYDAGGGREYFISYVTESNRIVGFVRLRIPSDKAHRQEVSGSSIIRELKVFGYEVPVGKHEEDEWQHRGFGTGLVQEAERITLEEGLHRILVISGIGVREYFRKRGYEDLGPYVAKRI, from the coding sequence ATGGATTTCTTCGAGGAGATGAGATCTGTCCTTCTTTCTGGGCAGATCAGCGATAAGGATGAGCTTGAGGACATCAAACTGAAGCTCTCAAAAAAATACGGCCTGGACTATGTTCCAAGCGATGTGGAGATCCTTAATTCATCAAGTTTCGACGATAATGTTAAGAGAATCCTCAGGAGAAAACCCACTCGAACCATATCGGGAGTGGCAGTGGTTGCGGCTATGACCTCACCCGAAAGATGCCCCCATGGCAAATGCATATTCTGTCCAGGTGGAATAGACAACAACTCTCCTCAATCCTATACAGGATATGAACCTGCGGCGCTCAGAGGAAGAAATAATGCATATGACCCTTATATGGAGACGTTCAGCAGGATAAAACAGCTCGAGACTATAGGACATGACACATCGAAGATAGACCTCATAATAATGGGAGGAACGTTCACGGCGAGAGATACAGAATACCAGAGGGGTTTTGTGAAGGGCTGTCTGGACGCCATGAATGGAGTTATAGGAAATAACCTAGATGAATCCATAAGGATAAACGAGACCAGCAGGCACAGGTGCATAGGTCTCACGGTTGAGACTAAGCCAGACTGGTTCTTCGAGCGTGAAATAGATCTGGCACTTAGCTATGGGACAACGAAGGTGGAGCTCGGCGTCCAGAACATAAATGACAATGTACTGGCGATGAACAATAGAGGGCACACCGTGAATGATATAGCAAGATCCACTCAGCTGGCCAGGGATGCTGGTCTGAAAATAGTGTATCATATAATGCCGGGTATGTACGGATCGAATCCAGATCTTGATCTGAAATCCTTTGAACTGATGATAGGCGATCCTAGATTCAGGCCTGACATGCTGAAGATTTATCCAACGCTTGTCACAAAGGGTACCGGTCTGTACAACCTGTGGAAGAACGGCAAATACAGGCCATACACCACAAATGAGACTGTTGAACTTATTGTGGAATTCATGCGAAGGATGCCAGAGTGGATAAGGGTACAGAGAATACAGCGTGATATACCGGTGCAGTTTATAGTGGCTGGTGTAAAGAGATCGGATATAAGGAACCTGATAGAGAAGAGAATGAAGGATGAGGGTATTGAAACCGGCGAAATCAGGTTCAGAGAGATAGGCCACCACAACGCTAAGAATGAAGCCATCAATCTGAAGGTAGAACGCTATGACGCAGGTGGCGGAAGGGAATACTTCATATCCTATGTCACTGAGAGCAACAGGATCGTTGGTTTCGTTCGCCTAAGGATACCTTCAGATAAAGCACACAGGCAGGAAGTAAGCGGTTCAAGCATCATACGTGAGCTAAAGGTGTTCGGATACGAGGTGCCGGTGGGAAAGCACGAGGAAGACGAGTGGCAGCATCGTGGATTTGGAACAGGTCTTGTTCAGGAAGCTGAAAGAATCACTCTAGAGGAAGGCCTCCATCGTATTCTGGTCATATCCGGCATAGGGGTCAGGGAGTATTTCAGAAAGAGAGGTTATGAGGATCTTGGACCATATGTTGCCAAGAGAATCTAG
- a CDS encoding polyprenyl synthetase family protein: protein MQIETEDPHETINNYKARIDERISRFFDRKEAETKDELSRRVIRMIRDYTEGGGKRLRPIFLILGYRLFSDENDAIFDASISIELAQSYLLIHDDVIDDSDLRRGRPSMHIRLWRSFFPASEKGKKLGEGLAIVAGDLAESYAHESLITSGFDPELLIMADMELTKTIEMTGYGQFLDVISGTMDDFKEGDLIRLHLWKTAKYTLEGPLAMGALLSGKHDQIMDLRLFGRTLGIAFQLKDDILGLFGDENTTGKSIYSDVNEGKRTLLMIKAMEYSDRKDAEFIDRILRRGNVTPEEFNRIRSIVMNSGSYDYSVKLMDNLVAKSKEYLGRIRGNNNVKTYLEWLSGYLISRDY, encoded by the coding sequence ATGCAGATAGAAACCGAGGATCCGCATGAGACCATAAACAACTACAAGGCAAGGATAGATGAAAGGATATCAAGGTTCTTCGACAGGAAAGAAGCGGAGACAAAGGATGAACTTTCACGCAGAGTCATAAGGATGATAAGAGATTACACCGAGGGCGGTGGAAAGAGGCTCAGGCCCATATTCCTTATACTTGGCTATAGGTTATTCTCCGATGAAAATGATGCCATATTCGATGCCTCCATATCGATAGAGCTTGCACAGTCCTATCTTTTGATACATGATGATGTGATCGATGACAGCGACCTCAGGAGAGGCAGACCCAGCATGCATATAAGGCTCTGGAGATCATTCTTCCCTGCATCTGAAAAGGGAAAGAAGCTGGGTGAAGGTCTCGCTATAGTTGCGGGAGATCTAGCCGAGAGTTATGCCCATGAGAGCCTCATCACGTCCGGGTTTGATCCTGAACTGCTTATCATGGCCGACATGGAACTGACCAAGACGATAGAGATGACAGGCTATGGGCAGTTTCTCGATGTTATCTCTGGAACCATGGACGACTTTAAGGAGGGTGACCTCATAAGGCTGCACCTATGGAAGACGGCGAAATATACTCTCGAAGGGCCGCTTGCTATGGGTGCGCTGTTGAGCGGTAAGCACGACCAGATCATGGATCTCAGACTGTTTGGAAGGACCCTTGGAATAGCCTTTCAGCTGAAGGACGACATACTCGGTCTCTTCGGTGATGAAAACACTACAGGCAAATCGATATACAGCGATGTGAATGAGGGGAAACGAACGCTGCTGATGATAAAGGCCATGGAGTACTCCGACAGAAAGGACGCCGAGTTCATAGATCGTATTCTGAGGAGGGGAAACGTGACTCCGGAGGAATTCAATAGAATAAGAAGTATAGTTATGAACAGTGGATCCTATGATTATTCTGTCAAGTTGATGGACAACCTTGTGGCCAAGTCAAAGGAATACCTCGGAAGGATAAGGGGGAACAATAATGTTAAAACCTATCTGGAGTGGCTATCGGGCTATCTCATATCAAGGGATTACTAA
- the xerA gene encoding site-specific tyrosine recombinase/integron integrase: MPAESGEYLAKFVEYMTGERKSRYTIKEYRFLVGQFLEFMRKDPSEVTPMDIERYKNYLAVKLKYSKTSQYLAIKAVKLFYKSLDLKIPVNLTPPKRPMHIPVYLTEDEAKRLIDESKADRRMHAIVSVLAYTGIRVGELCNLRISDVDLQEAVINVRSGKGDKDRIVIMSEECVKALSEYLDERLSMESADDYLFISNKHVKYDTSTIERMIRRLGKQAGIQKNVTPHVLRHTFATSVLRNGGDIRFIQQILGHASVATTQIYTHLNDSALREMYTRHRPRY; the protein is encoded by the coding sequence ATGCCTGCAGAATCCGGAGAATATCTGGCTAAATTCGTTGAATACATGACAGGTGAGAGAAAGAGCAGATACACTATAAAGGAGTACCGGTTTCTTGTGGGTCAGTTCCTAGAATTCATGAGGAAGGATCCTTCAGAGGTTACGCCAATGGATATCGAGAGATACAAGAACTATCTGGCGGTTAAGTTGAAGTATTCAAAGACAAGCCAGTATCTTGCCATAAAGGCGGTGAAATTATTCTATAAATCTCTGGATCTGAAGATTCCAGTGAATCTGACTCCCCCGAAGAGGCCTATGCATATCCCTGTATATCTAACGGAGGATGAAGCGAAACGTCTCATAGATGAGTCAAAGGCTGATCGTAGGATGCATGCGATAGTCTCGGTTCTTGCCTATACTGGCATAAGGGTTGGCGAATTGTGCAATCTTAGAATAAGCGATGTGGATCTTCAGGAGGCCGTCATAAACGTCAGATCTGGTAAAGGTGATAAGGACAGAATCGTGATAATGTCAGAGGAGTGCGTCAAGGCGCTAAGTGAATATCTAGATGAAAGGCTATCCATGGAAAGCGCTGATGACTATCTATTCATAAGCAATAAGCATGTAAAATACGATACGTCCACCATAGAGCGAATGATAAGGCGTCTTGGAAAGCAGGCAGGAATACAGAAAAATGTGACACCGCATGTGCTCAGGCACACATTCGCCACCTCAGTCCTAAGGAACGGCGGCGATATAAGGTTCATACAGCAGATACTGGGGCATGCAAGTGTGGCCACAACTCAGATATACACGCATCTTAACGACTCCGCCCTTAGGGAGATGTATACAAGACACAGGCCACGGTATTAG
- the rpe gene encoding ribulose-phosphate 3-epimerase, translating into MLVSPSIVAASLSKIQDQVRECENAGSFSFHLDVMDGNFVPNITVGPDFYDFLKGISRIRIESHLMVMRPDLYYKKFGRAGDLVYVHYESPINVLALLKRMRDEGVDAGLVINPDTPFQKVSDLLEYVQVLLIMSVYPGFSGQKFIDVSDKIHDASKYIKENGFKTKIEVDGGINDNTARIVKNAGADIVVSASYIFGGNITERIRILSSI; encoded by the coding sequence ATGCTTGTTTCTCCTTCAATCGTGGCTGCCTCGCTTTCGAAGATACAGGATCAGGTCAGGGAATGCGAAAACGCCGGATCATTCTCATTTCACCTAGACGTTATGGACGGCAACTTTGTCCCAAACATTACAGTAGGCCCAGATTTCTATGACTTCTTAAAGGGAATCTCAAGGATCAGAATAGAGAGCCACCTAATGGTGATGCGCCCGGATCTTTATTATAAGAAATTCGGAAGAGCTGGTGATCTGGTCTACGTGCATTATGAAAGCCCAATAAATGTACTGGCCCTTCTAAAAAGAATGAGGGATGAAGGGGTTGATGCTGGGCTCGTTATAAATCCAGATACGCCATTCCAGAAGGTATCGGATCTGCTAGAATACGTTCAGGTGCTACTTATAATGTCGGTGTATCCCGGTTTCTCTGGCCAGAAATTCATTGACGTATCTGATAAGATCCATGACGCTTCAAAATATATAAAAGAGAACGGCTTCAAAACCAAGATAGAGGTTGATGGGGGCATCAACGACAACACTGCAAGAATAGTCAAGAACGCAGGCGCTGACATCGTTGTATCTGCTTCATATATATTCGGTGGAAACATAACTGAAAGGATCAGGATCCTCTCATCGATATGA
- a CDS encoding alcohol dehydrogenase catalytic domain-containing protein — protein MKAAIVYEPLGNENLKIEDIEDPEARNGQVLIEVKKAGLNPVDYNTINGKIVYKLNPLPHIPGTEVYGTVAEDSENFKKGERVVVYNRVFDGTCEQCISGNEHLCVNGGIWGVVSNGGYAQKVVVPEKNVFRLPHSVSDEMAASIGVAALTSFRALRLGGCSPGKSVLVFGASGNTGMFSVQIASMMGCEVYAVSRKDWIEEFGATEVFEADKIPESMKFDVVINPLGTLFWKDSLKHLSVRGSLVTFGVFTGREGTLDIAEMYTGERKIIGSTGGTRLDLRDLLEFMKTHDLRVKIAREFKITDMQEALKFYNQNHEGRILISMRGS, from the coding sequence ATGAAGGCAGCCATAGTTTATGAACCACTTGGAAATGAAAATCTCAAGATAGAAGACATCGAGGATCCAGAGGCCAGAAACGGTCAGGTACTCATAGAGGTGAAGAAAGCTGGTCTGAACCCAGTTGACTACAATACCATCAATGGTAAGATCGTTTACAAGCTGAACCCGCTCCCGCATATTCCCGGTACAGAGGTGTACGGCACTGTGGCAGAGGACAGTGAAAATTTCAAAAAGGGCGAACGCGTGGTCGTCTACAATAGGGTATTCGATGGCACATGCGAACAGTGCATTTCTGGAAACGAACACCTCTGTGTTAACGGTGGTATATGGGGAGTCGTTTCAAACGGAGGTTATGCACAGAAGGTTGTTGTTCCGGAAAAGAATGTATTCAGGCTTCCACACAGCGTGAGTGATGAGATGGCTGCCAGCATAGGCGTAGCCGCACTCACATCCTTCAGAGCACTCAGGCTTGGCGGATGCTCTCCTGGAAAATCGGTTCTCGTTTTCGGCGCCTCTGGAAACACTGGCATGTTTTCTGTACAGATTGCATCCATGATGGGATGTGAAGTCTACGCAGTATCCAGAAAAGACTGGATCGAGGAATTCGGAGCCACGGAGGTATTCGAGGCGGATAAGATACCTGAAAGCATGAAATTTGATGTTGTAATAAACCCCCTGGGAACGCTGTTCTGGAAGGATTCATTGAAGCATCTGTCTGTTCGCGGATCGCTGGTGACGTTTGGCGTCTTCACAGGCCGTGAGGGCACGCTGGACATAGCCGAAATGTACACGGGGGAGAGAAAAATAATAGGATCGACTGGAGGCACCAGATTGGATCTTAGGGATCTTCTGGAGTTCATGAAAACGCATGATCTCCGCGTTAAGATAGCCAGAGAATTCAAGATAACGGATATGCAGGAAGCTCTGAAATTCTACAACCAGAATCATGAAGGCAGGATACTCATATCGATGAGAGGATCCTGA
- a CDS encoding 50S ribosomal protein L40e, with the protein MAFPEAVERRLNKKICMRCYARNSIRATRCRKCGYTGLRLKKKERSAGK; encoded by the coding sequence ATGGCATTTCCAGAAGCGGTTGAACGCCGTCTCAATAAGAAAATTTGCATGCGCTGCTACGCAAGGAATTCGATACGCGCAACAAGATGCCGGAAGTGTGGATATACAGGGCTGAGGCTCAAGAAGAAGGAGAGGTCCGCAGGCAAGTAA